From a single Candidatus Chlorobium masyuteum genomic region:
- the casB gene encoding type I-E CRISPR-associated protein Cse2/CasB codes for MKNEPGTKTSRSKAFVAYIIDRIAKNKGVAAALKRADNPATEYQSWEYLAAFNIDLEKPWERLPFATVAAAIAKEKSAHNGNEGIGRAIAKCYDDGNQSDQAKAKLRRLLACDSVEEACRILRPLFSLIASRGNSSINYACLLEQLLKFHWESERIKSQWAQEFYTYGHSAAKTEAA; via the coding sequence ATGAAGAATGAACCTGGAACAAAAACCAGCAGGTCGAAGGCATTTGTAGCGTACATAATAGACCGGATCGCAAAGAACAAGGGCGTTGCTGCGGCTCTCAAGCGGGCCGACAACCCTGCAACTGAATACCAGAGCTGGGAGTATTTGGCCGCCTTCAACATTGATCTGGAAAAGCCATGGGAACGACTGCCTTTTGCAACAGTTGCTGCTGCAATTGCCAAGGAAAAGAGTGCTCATAATGGCAATGAGGGAATCGGCAGGGCCATTGCGAAGTGTTATGACGATGGTAATCAGAGCGACCAGGCAAAAGCAAAACTGCGTCGTCTGCTTGCCTGTGACTCAGTCGAAGAGGCGTGCAGAATTCTCCGCCCGCTCTTCAGTTTGATTGCCTCAAGAGGGAACTCGTCTATCAATTATGCCTGTCTGCTTGAACAACTGCTGAAATTCCATTGGGAGAGCGAAAGAATAAAAAGCCAGTGGGCACAAGAGTTTTATACATATGGCCATTCGGCGGCAAAAACGGAGGCGGCATGA
- the cas6e gene encoding type I-E CRISPR-associated protein Cas6/Cse3/CasE, whose translation MIASILRLGPKDLKALRVTDDYSMHRVVYSLFEDRRSEVEKNASVPSGFLYADKGGDSNGRLILLLSDREPRQPEHGVLESKVIDDKFMAFDRYRFEVVINPTKRDSKSRKLIALRDRDEIAQWFIEKAPASWGFTVHSASLQVQTLHVKQFVKQTHSVTHGGAELIGELEVVDRSLFIKSFQQGIGRGRAFGFGLLQIAPLKASITN comes from the coding sequence ATGATAGCAAGCATACTCAGACTTGGCCCAAAAGATCTTAAAGCGCTGCGTGTCACTGATGATTATTCGATGCACAGGGTTGTCTATAGCCTCTTTGAAGACCGGAGAAGCGAGGTAGAGAAAAATGCAAGCGTTCCGAGCGGGTTTCTCTATGCTGACAAGGGAGGTGACAGCAACGGTCGGTTGATACTTCTGCTTTCGGACAGAGAGCCTCGCCAACCTGAGCACGGAGTTCTGGAATCAAAAGTGATTGATGATAAGTTTATGGCCTTTGATCGTTATCGTTTTGAGGTTGTCATCAATCCCACCAAACGTGATAGTAAAAGTCGCAAACTTATAGCTCTTCGAGATCGTGATGAGATTGCACAGTGGTTCATCGAAAAAGCGCCTGCTTCATGGGGGTTCACAGTCCATTCTGCTTCGCTCCAGGTGCAAACTCTTCATGTCAAGCAATTTGTCAAACAAACTCACAGCGTTACCCATGGCGGGGCTGAGTTGATCGGCGAACTTGAAGTAGTTGACCGCTCATTGTTCATTAAAAGTTTTCAGCAGGGCATCGGGCGAGGCCGGGCATTCGGTTTTGGCTTGCTCCAGATAGCCCCTTTAAAAGCTTCAATCACAAACTAA